Proteins co-encoded in one Haladaptatus sp. ZSTT2 genomic window:
- a CDS encoding Na+/H+ antiporter NhaC family protein has product MPTDKQAGSDELDETLRQELAEGASARSGPALEFYGGKWMSALPIGLFIVWAIFQSGLLGIGDTTGLSIGMLVSLTVGMLFVKGDWKEYANTIFEGMTRRVAATAIVAWLWAGMFAQTLQDGGFVDGLVWAAQVVPVSDALLPQLFPAVTFVLAALLATGIGTGYGTTIAFTGLFFPAGLLLGANPVLLFGAILSGAVFGDNLAPVSDTTIVSAVTQDSDIGGVVASRFKYAFVAAALAFTAYTIMGLSMPGIDIGQNSQQLLEAQSNPLGLVHLISMGVVIVTAIKGRHIVEAISWGIFTAIAASLALGLASVQDVLVFNAPEGAPFAASLSGLPFVQVVEEGTGVAGSLVTGASGFFPLIVLTLLIVAGAQVMIRGGGFEALQNLLLNSVATNVRRAETTMVLGTASVNAMITINTAAEIAIAPYISRMGEKFNINGYRRANILDANTSALGYIFPWAGGVLVGVTQMEQLAANNGEFAWFTTDMIVNAIDVVPFVFHGWFLVGVFLLAALTGYGREYIPDRESKEVARV; this is encoded by the coding sequence CGGGTCTGACGAGCTCGATGAGACCCTCCGCCAAGAGTTGGCAGAGGGTGCATCAGCCCGGTCGGGTCCTGCCTTAGAGTTCTACGGAGGGAAGTGGATGAGTGCCCTCCCGATTGGATTGTTCATCGTGTGGGCCATTTTCCAAAGTGGCCTCCTCGGAATCGGTGACACGACAGGACTGTCGATTGGGATGCTTGTCTCCCTTACCGTCGGGATGCTGTTCGTCAAAGGTGACTGGAAAGAGTACGCAAACACCATCTTCGAGGGGATGACCCGCCGCGTCGCCGCGACCGCCATCGTCGCGTGGCTCTGGGCTGGTATGTTCGCCCAGACGCTCCAAGACGGCGGCTTCGTGGACGGCCTCGTGTGGGCCGCCCAAGTCGTCCCCGTCTCCGACGCGCTGTTGCCTCAACTGTTCCCCGCCGTGACGTTCGTCCTCGCCGCGTTGCTCGCAACCGGTATCGGGACGGGCTACGGGACGACCATCGCCTTCACCGGCCTGTTCTTCCCCGCTGGCCTCCTGCTCGGGGCGAACCCCGTGCTCCTGTTCGGGGCAATCCTCTCCGGCGCGGTGTTCGGGGACAACCTCGCACCCGTGAGCGACACGACCATCGTGAGCGCCGTCACCCAAGACTCCGACATCGGCGGCGTCGTCGCCTCACGGTTCAAGTACGCCTTCGTGGCCGCCGCGCTGGCGTTCACCGCGTACACCATCATGGGGCTGTCGATGCCCGGAATCGACATCGGACAGAACTCCCAACAACTGCTCGAAGCCCAGAGCAACCCGCTTGGCCTCGTCCACCTCATCTCGATGGGTGTCGTCATCGTGACGGCCATCAAAGGCCGCCACATCGTCGAAGCCATCTCGTGGGGGATTTTCACGGCCATCGCCGCGAGTCTCGCGCTCGGGCTTGCCTCGGTCCAAGACGTCCTCGTGTTCAACGCGCCCGAAGGCGCACCGTTCGCCGCCTCCCTCAGCGGCCTGCCGTTCGTCCAAGTCGTCGAAGAGGGGACGGGCGTCGCCGGGAGTCTCGTCACTGGGGCCTCTGGGTTCTTCCCGCTCATCGTCCTGACGCTGCTCATCGTCGCCGGTGCGCAGGTCATGATTCGCGGAGGCGGCTTCGAAGCGCTCCAGAACCTCCTGCTCAACTCCGTCGCCACAAACGTCCGGCGCGCGGAGACGACGATGGTGCTCGGCACGGCCTCCGTGAACGCGATGATTACCATCAACACCGCAGCCGAAATCGCCATCGCGCCCTACATCTCGCGCATGGGTGAGAAGTTCAACATCAACGGCTACCGTCGGGCGAACATCCTAGACGCGAACACCTCCGCACTCGGGTACATCTTCCCGTGGGCCGGTGGCGTCCTCGTTGGGGTGACCCAGATGGAGCAACTCGCCGCAAACAACGGTGAGTTCGCGTGGTTCACCACCGACATGATTGTAAACGCCATCGACGTGGTGCCGTTCGTCTTCCACGGTTGGTTCCTCGTCGGCGTGTTCCTGCTCGCCGCGCTCACTGGCTACGGCCGGGAATACATCCCAGACCGTGAATCGAAGGAGGTGGCTCGCGTATGA
- a CDS encoding DUF7513 family protein, with amino-acid sequence MSFLSGLFRTSTPAFDPGDEFSVFITSYDGRGAVARVGDTHLFVEGATEAHVDEKVRVRVTSFDESAYEGEAELLDN; translated from the coding sequence ATGAGCTTCCTCTCAGGCCTCTTTCGAACCTCGACGCCCGCCTTCGACCCCGGCGACGAGTTCTCGGTGTTCATCACGAGCTACGACGGCCGCGGTGCCGTAGCTCGCGTTGGCGACACCCACCTGTTCGTCGAGGGTGCGACCGAAGCGCACGTAGACGAAAAAGTGCGCGTCCGCGTCACCTCGTTCGACGAAAGCGCATACGAAGGCGAAGCCGAACTGCTCGACAACTAG
- the cofD gene encoding 2-phospho-L-lactate transferase, which produces MVTFLAGGTGTPKLLSGSDAVFSPADTTVIGNTGDDVELGGLLVCPDVDTVLFSRGGVLDTDRWWGIKNDTEETNRALHDLAEDAGFSPGPRYLPADKQTAGRLLSRWRRFSGVGEFMTIGDRDRAVHITRTSLLDEGHSLTEVTQTLADAFDVDLTLLPMSDDPVASIIHTPTGEMHFQEFWVGKRAEPEIERVEFRGAENAQATPAVRDALADPVVIGPSNPITSIGPMLAIPEIRDALAETTVVAVSPFIEDTVFSGPAGDLMAASGFDPSTAGVADAYPFADAFVLDSDDDTSLDRPTVKTDTRMDTHADAVRVAEAVAAALEVA; this is translated from the coding sequence ATGGTTACGTTTCTCGCAGGCGGCACGGGAACCCCCAAACTTCTCTCGGGTTCCGATGCCGTCTTTTCACCCGCCGACACCACCGTCATCGGCAACACCGGCGACGACGTGGAACTCGGCGGCCTCCTCGTCTGTCCGGACGTAGACACCGTCCTCTTCTCCCGGGGCGGCGTCCTCGATACCGACCGATGGTGGGGCATCAAAAACGACACCGAGGAGACGAATCGGGCGCTCCACGACCTCGCAGAAGATGCCGGATTCTCGCCGGGGCCACGCTACCTGCCCGCCGACAAGCAAACTGCGGGCAGACTACTCTCCCGCTGGCGACGGTTTTCGGGCGTCGGTGAGTTCATGACCATCGGTGACCGCGACCGTGCGGTCCACATCACGCGCACGAGCCTCCTTGATGAAGGCCACTCGCTCACCGAAGTCACACAGACGCTCGCAGACGCCTTCGACGTAGACCTCACGCTCCTGCCGATGAGCGACGACCCCGTGGCGAGCATCATTCATACACCAACCGGGGAAATGCACTTTCAGGAGTTCTGGGTCGGCAAACGCGCCGAGCCGGAAATCGAGCGCGTGGAGTTCCGCGGAGCCGAAAACGCCCAAGCAACGCCCGCCGTCCGTGACGCGCTTGCTGACCCCGTCGTCATCGGGCCGTCGAACCCCATCACCAGCATCGGGCCGATGCTTGCCATCCCCGAAATCCGTGACGCGCTCGCAGAGACCACCGTCGTCGCCGTCTCGCCGTTTATCGAAGATACGGTGTTCTCGGGGCCTGCGGGCGACCTCATGGCTGCCTCGGGGTTCGACCCGAGTACGGCGGGCGTGGCGGACGCCTACCCGTTCGCGGATGCGTTCGTCCTCGATTCAGATGACGACACGAGTCTCGACCGGCCGACCGTGAAAACCGATACGCGCATGGACACACACGCGGACGCCGTCCGCGTCGCAGAGGCCGTCGCCGCCGCACTGGAGGTGGCCTGA
- a CDS encoding tRNA-dihydrouridine synthase, giving the protein MFEPRVALASLSGESDAEWARKGSAYAGAAFLGGVSLDEQTRDAARKLVARDRTEFLPDDPLAFIDGELAALSDAALVAGVNVRTVTTTPLREAAELCVAHDAILELNAHCRQAEMCAVGAGETLLADTDRLCAYVKVAAETGATVSVKVRAEVEGVDLSETAARVEAAGADILHVDAMDAEAVIAEVAKSGLFIIANNGVRGTETVREYFAYGADAVSVGRASDNPTVMARVRRAADQFGGAR; this is encoded by the coding sequence ATGTTCGAGCCGCGCGTCGCCCTCGCCAGCCTCTCGGGAGAATCCGACGCTGAGTGGGCGCGAAAGGGGTCTGCCTACGCCGGGGCCGCCTTCCTCGGCGGCGTGTCGCTAGACGAACAGACGCGAGACGCTGCCAGAAAACTCGTCGCTCGCGACCGAACCGAGTTTCTCCCGGACGACCCGCTCGCGTTCATCGACGGCGAACTGGCCGCACTCAGCGACGCGGCGCTCGTGGCGGGGGTGAACGTCCGCACCGTGACGACCACCCCACTCCGCGAGGCTGCAGAACTGTGCGTCGCCCACGACGCCATCCTCGAATTGAACGCTCATTGCCGACAGGCCGAGATGTGCGCGGTTGGCGCGGGCGAAACACTCCTCGCAGATACGGATAGACTCTGTGCGTACGTGAAAGTGGCCGCAGAAACGGGCGCGACGGTGAGCGTGAAGGTGCGCGCCGAAGTCGAAGGCGTCGACCTCAGCGAGACGGCAGCGCGGGTCGAAGCCGCCGGAGCCGACATTCTCCACGTCGATGCGATGGACGCTGAAGCGGTCATCGCGGAGGTGGCCAAATCAGGCTTGTTCATCATCGCCAACAACGGCGTGCGCGGTACCGAAACCGTCAGAGAGTATTTCGCCTACGGCGCTGACGCCGTGAGCGTCGGGCGGGCGAGCGACAATCCGACGGTTATGGCGCGGGTGCGTCGCGCAGCCGACCAGTTCGGAGGTGCGCGATGA
- a CDS encoding triphosphoribosyl-dephospho-CoA synthase: MRTPPQNAELALLLEVASTPKPGNVDRHRDHDDLRFEHFLAGAVGAQNGLQLAAEGEPIGHAFERAVSGMAEQRGGNTQFGALLLLIPLVQASTGEFSSEATQRLVRETTIADAANFYRAFEHVPVFVSDPPADADDLDVRRGSKAIPTLEARDITLFDVMEMSADGDGVAREWTTGFERSFAGAERLRRLSGPVTDRAATLFLELLAAEPDTFVEKHHGPEVAAEVSERAQAYLRRKADPEKLADQFVKEGINPGTTADIVAASLFIALERGLQV, from the coding sequence ATGAGAACACCCCCACAGAACGCCGAACTCGCCTTGCTCCTCGAAGTAGCGAGTACCCCAAAGCCGGGCAACGTAGACCGCCATCGCGACCACGATGACCTGCGCTTCGAGCACTTTCTGGCAGGGGCTGTCGGCGCACAGAACGGGCTCCAACTGGCCGCAGAAGGCGAGCCAATCGGCCATGCCTTCGAACGCGCGGTGTCGGGCATGGCGGAACAACGCGGCGGCAACACCCAGTTCGGGGCGTTGCTCTTGCTCATCCCGCTCGTGCAGGCTTCGACCGGTGAGTTCTCGTCGGAGGCGACCCAGCGCCTCGTGAGAGAGACGACGATTGCGGACGCAGCGAACTTCTATCGCGCGTTCGAGCACGTTCCCGTGTTCGTGAGCGACCCGCCCGCAGACGCAGACGACCTCGACGTGCGCCGGGGGTCGAAGGCGATTCCGACGCTCGAAGCCCGTGACATCACGCTCTTCGACGTGATGGAGATGAGTGCCGACGGCGACGGCGTCGCCCGCGAGTGGACAACGGGCTTCGAACGGTCGTTCGCGGGCGCAGAACGGCTCCGACGACTTTCGGGGCCGGTCACCGACCGCGCCGCGACCCTGTTTCTCGAACTGCTCGCCGCCGAACCCGACACATTTGTCGAAAAACACCACGGACCGGAGGTGGCGGCGGAGGTGAGCGAACGCGCCCAAGCCTACCTGCGGCGGAAAGCAGACCCTGAGAAACTCGCAGACCAGTTCGTCAAAGAGGGCATCAATCCGGGGACGACCGCCGACATCGTGGCCGCGTCGCTGTTCATCGCACTCGAACGAGGCCTGCAGGTATGA
- a CDS encoding DUF447 domain-containing protein, whose translation MTWPVELRGVTESLVTTRGPNGKWNVAALGLHAGSRVTARTYGRTRTWRNFHEEGEGYVQFPTDPVDFVDGALSVYEVGDPVLDSAGAWARVEVEQMDSAEKGDITVETWTLTPVESAVVAESVPTINRGFNAVIEATVAASRLDVPEYNTETLSARLDYLADVVAACGGPREHEALNRLQSYVSWE comes from the coding sequence ATGACGTGGCCGGTCGAACTGCGCGGCGTGACCGAATCGCTCGTGACGACGCGCGGGCCGAACGGGAAGTGGAACGTCGCCGCGCTCGGCCTCCACGCCGGGTCGCGGGTGACCGCGCGCACCTACGGTCGAACGCGCACGTGGCGCAACTTCCACGAAGAAGGCGAGGGCTACGTCCAATTTCCAACCGACCCCGTGGACTTCGTCGATGGCGCGCTCTCCGTGTACGAAGTGGGTGACCCGGTTCTCGACAGCGCCGGAGCGTGGGCGCGCGTCGAAGTCGAGCAGATGGATTCAGCAGAGAAGGGAGACATCACCGTCGAAACGTGGACGCTGACGCCCGTCGAATCCGCGGTCGTCGCCGAATCGGTGCCGACCATCAATCGAGGGTTCAATGCCGTTATCGAGGCGACAGTGGCAGCCTCACGCCTCGACGTGCCCGAATACAACACCGAGACGCTCAGCGCGCGACTCGACTATCTGGCCGACGTGGTGGCTGCGTGCGGTGGGCCACGGGAACACGAGGCACTCAATCGGCTGCAATCGTACGTTTCGTGGGAGTGA
- a CDS encoding 30S ribosomal protein S17e: protein MAIKPAYVKKTGHRLMEQYPDAFNTDFEHNKDTVEELTNIESKSVRNRIAGYVTRKIKTAA, encoded by the coding sequence ATGGCAATCAAACCCGCCTACGTCAAGAAGACCGGTCACCGACTGATGGAGCAGTACCCAGACGCCTTCAACACGGACTTCGAGCACAACAAGGACACCGTCGAGGAACTCACCAACATCGAGTCAAAGAGCGTCCGAAACCGTATCGCCGGGTACGTCACGCGCAAAATCAAGACCGCCGCATAA
- the asd gene encoding aspartate-semialdehyde dehydrogenase, producing MTVKVGILGATGAVGQRLIQLLEPHDQFEIAALTASETSAGRTYRDAAKWRVNTPIPESIADLTVSDTTPDDVPDDVDLLFSSLPSSVGAAVEEGFAEAGYVVSSNSSNWRMAADVPLIIPEVNADHLGLLEVQQDNRGWDGAIVKNPNCSTITFTPTLAALTDFGLERVHVATLQAVSGAGYDGVTSMEIIDNAIPHIGGEEEKLETESRRLLGEFDGAEVTLHDVEVSASCNRIPTLDGHLENVWVETADELTPEAAAKAMTEYPGLDLPLSPDPFIHVFEDAERPQPRLDRDLGDGMSVSVGGLEESTFGLQYNCLAHNTIRGAAGASVLNGELLLDRDYL from the coding sequence ATGACTGTCAAGGTAGGTATTCTCGGAGCCACCGGTGCCGTAGGGCAGCGACTAATCCAGCTCTTAGAACCGCACGACCAGTTCGAAATCGCCGCACTCACCGCCAGTGAGACGAGTGCAGGCCGGACGTACCGCGACGCCGCTAAGTGGCGTGTGAACACCCCCATCCCCGAGTCGATCGCAGACCTCACCGTCTCCGATACGACGCCCGACGACGTGCCGGACGACGTCGACCTCCTGTTTTCGTCGCTTCCCTCGTCGGTCGGCGCGGCCGTCGAAGAAGGCTTCGCAGAAGCGGGCTACGTCGTCTCCTCTAACTCCTCTAACTGGCGGATGGCCGCAGACGTGCCGCTCATCATCCCCGAAGTGAACGCAGACCACCTCGGCCTGCTCGAAGTCCAACAGGACAATCGCGGCTGGGACGGCGCAATCGTGAAGAATCCGAACTGTTCGACGATTACGTTCACGCCAACGCTCGCCGCGCTCACTGACTTCGGCTTAGAGCGTGTCCACGTTGCGACCTTGCAAGCCGTCTCGGGTGCGGGCTACGACGGCGTCACCTCGATGGAAATCATCGACAACGCCATCCCGCACATCGGCGGCGAAGAGGAGAAGTTAGAGACCGAATCGCGCCGCCTGCTCGGCGAGTTCGACGGCGCGGAAGTCACCCTCCACGACGTGGAGGTCTCTGCTTCGTGCAACCGGATTCCGACGCTCGACGGCCACTTAGAGAACGTCTGGGTCGAAACGGCAGACGAACTGACTCCCGAGGCCGCAGCGAAGGCGATGACCGAGTACCCCGGACTCGACCTCCCGCTGTCGCCCGACCCGTTCATCCACGTCTTCGAGGACGCAGAACGCCCACAGCCGCGCCTCGACCGCGACCTTGGCGACGGCATGAGCGTCTCCGTTGGCGGCCTCGAAGAATCCACGTTCGGCCTGCAGTACAACTGCCTCGCCCACAACACCATCCGTGGGGCTGCAGGCGCGAGCGTGCTGAACGGCGAACTTCTTCTTGACAGAGACTATCTCTGA